TCCACTGTTGCAGAAGAAGAAGCGTGTGAACGGTGTACGGCGTGCCAGCCGCTCCGCCAGCTCGATCGAGCGGTCGTTGTAGTACAGGTTCGACGTGTGCATCAGCCGCGACGCCTGCTGGCTTATGGCTCCGACGAGCTTCGGATGCGCATGACCCACGGACAACACCGCGATGCCCGCACACAGATCGAGGAAGCTGCGACCCTCCACGTCCTGTACGCGGCAGCCCTTCCCCTGGGTAAGCACAAAGGGAGCTGGCCGGTAGTTGTCGAGGTGAGCTCGCTCGAAGGTAGCGATGAGTTGCTCATTGGTTACGCTAGGCATGAGTTCCCTGGCGATGGCTCATCAAAGGAAACGCGGTTCGTCAAAGGACATGCGGTTCGTCAAAGGACATAGCGGGCCAAGTCATCGCTGGCAAGAATGGGATCCAGGGTCTCGCGCACGGTTTCGGCACTGATCGATCGCTCACCGCAATCCAGATCCGACGCAGCAAACGACAGCTCCTCCAGCAACGCCTCCATGATGGTATGGAGACGGCGAGCACCGATGTTCTCCGCGCGCTCGTTCGCCTCTGCCGCATAGTCTGCGATCGCATTGACGGCCGAAGGCTCGAATTCAAGCGTGATGCCCTCCGTCTGGATGAGCGCGCTGTACTGCTTGGTCAACGCGTGCTTGGGCTCGGTGAGGATCCGTACGAAATCGGCCCGCTCCAGCGAGTCGAGCTCCACGCGGATGGGAAACCGTCCCTGCATTTCCGGAATGAGATCCGAGACTTTGGCGACGTGAAAGGCACCTGCCGCGATAAACAGAATGTGGTCGGTGCGCACCGGTCCGTGCTTGGTGGTGACGGTCGATCCCTCGACGATGGGTAGCAGGTCGCGCTGCACTCCTTCGCGTGAGACATCCGGTCCGCCGTGTGGCTGCTGGCGGCCTGCGATCTTGTCGATTTCGTCGAGAAACACGATGCCGTTTTGCTCGGTGCGAGCGATGGCGTCGCGCGTCACCTCGTCCATATCGATGAGCTTCTGCGCCTCTTCAGCCTGCAGGATCCGCTTGGCCTCGGGAACCTTCACCCTGCGGCGCTTCTTGCGCCCCCGCACGCCGGGCAGCTGCCCGAGCATATCCTTCAAGTTCAGCTCCATCTCCTCCATCCCGTGAGCGCCGAAGATGGTCATCAACGGGTTGGAGCTGTCGGTCACATCGAGCTCCAGGGTGCGCTCGTCGAGCTGGCCCGCCCGCAGCTGGGCCCGCACCCGCTCGGCCCGATCGGAGGGCACGGGCTCAGGAGGCTGAACCTGCCCCTGCGAAGAAACCAGGAACGGCCCCACCATGCGGGGTGAGCTTTCGACCGGAGCCGGCGGCGTCTCGGCCTCGGACTGGCACAAGAGCTCGACGAGCCGCTCTTCGGCATGGTCCTCGGCTCGTGCCTGCACGCTCTGGACTCGTTCGGTCCGCACCATCTGAATCGCGCGTTCCACCAAGTCCCGCAACATCGACTCCACGTCGCGGCCCACGTAGCCCACCTCGGTGAACTTCGAGGCTTCGACCTTGATGAAGGGCGCTTGGGCAAGCTTGGCCAAGCGCCGAGCGATCTCGGTCTTGCCCACACCCGTCGGACCGATCATGATGATGTTCTTGGGTGCGATCTCGTCCCGCAGCTCTTCGGGAACCTGCTGGCGGCGCCACCGGTTTCTGAGCGCGATCGCGACGGCTCGCTTGGCCTTGCCCTGTCCCACGATGTGGCGATCCAGCTCGCTCACGATCTCGCGCGGCGTCAAGTTAGGCAGGGGCGTGCTCATAGCTGTCATCGGGTAAGCTCCTCCACGACCACCGAGTTGTTGGTGTATACACAGATATCCGCGGCTACTTTGAGGGCCTCGCTCGCGATCTCCGCCGCGGGCATCGACGTGTGCAGCATCAGCGCGCGAGCCGCCGCCAGCGCGTACGGGCCTCCCGATCCGATGGCTACGACACCCTCATCGGGCTCGATGACGTCGCCCGTGCCGCTTATCAGCAAGGTCGCCTCCGCGTCCATCACCACGAGCATCGCTTCCAGGCGCCTCAGGTAGCGATCGGTACGCCACTCCTTGGCGAGCTCGACCGCTGCGCGCATGAGGCTGCGCCGGTACTCGTTGAGCTTCTGCTCGAACCGGTCGAGCAGCGTGAACGCATCGGCGCTCGCGCCGGCAAAGCCCGCGAGCACCTTGCCGTCCGCAATCGGTCGCACTTTGCGCGCCCGACCCTTGAGGATGGTTTGCCCCAAGGACACCTGTCCATCGCCCGCCATGACCGCCGAGCTGCCGCGGCGCACAGCAACCACCGTGGTCGAATGCAATCTCATGTGGACCTGCCATCACCGACGGATTGACCGCTGAATCGGCTCGAAGTCGGAGACCGGTGCAGGCTAAACCGCGGGCCCGATCTGTCAAGCTGCACAAACCATGCCCAGATCTTGTGCCTGGCCACGGGAGTCCTCGTTGGTTAGTGCCTCAAGTGGGGTCGCCGGCAAGGCTGGCCACGGACGCGCCGAGCTGAACTCGAATCTAGGAATCGACGTCGGTGTCGGTCCTCCGATGCCCGGTCATTCGGTCCAGGGGGTGGGCGCGGGAATATACCTCTTGAAGCCGGTCAAGCGTCACGTGGGTGTAGCGCTGGGTCGTGGACAAGCTCGAGTGGCCAAGAAACTCCTGGATAGCACGCAGATCAGCGCCCGCGTCGAGCAAGTGCGTGGCGCAGCTGTGGCGCAGGGCGTGCGGATGTAGATCACCACGGCCAGCCCCGTAGGCGCCGTAGTGACGCACGAGATGCTGCACCTGGCGCACCGAAAGGCGGCGCCCGAAGCGGCCCAAGAACAGCGCGGCCGGGTCCTGCTCGCCGCTGCGCGGGTGGCGCAAGGTCTCGCGGCCGCGCAAGTATTCCTCGAGCGCCCGGACGCACGGAGGGCCCAACGGCACGCGCCGCTCCTTGCTCCCCTTGCCCAGCACCTGCACGCACGCGGCAGCACCCAATTGCAGATCAACCAGGTTCACGCCCACGACCTCGCCAACGCGCAGACCGCCCCCGTACAGCAGCTCGAGCAAGGCCCGGTCGCGCGACCGCAGCACGGTCGAACCCGGTGCCTTCGCTGGCTGCTCCACGACGTCGAAAGCCTCCTGCACCGACAGGAACTTCGGCAGGCTGCGCGCGACCTTCGGCAGACGCAGCGCGGCCGCCGGATTATCTTGCTGCCCTTCCCGCAACTGCAGGAACCGATACAGTCCGCGTATCGCCGCAACCTTGCGGGCCACGGTCGCGGGCTGAACGCGGCCGAATACCGAAGCCAGGAACGCTCTGAGCTGCACCAAGCCGAGGCGACGCGCATCGCGCGGGTAATCGCGCTCCCGCACGAACTCACGCAGCGACTCGAGATCACGCCGGTAGGTCTGCACGGTGAGCAGGCTCACCCGCCGCTCGCGCTCGAGGTAGCGCACGAAACGCTCGATCTGTCCCTGAAGCGGATCGGCCCGGCGCGCCACGGTCCCAAATGCTACACGGCGCGCAACAGGGGCGCCAAGAAAAGCTACGACTTGGAAGGCAAGGGCGAAACGGATGGCTCCGGGCCAGCTTGCTTCTCGACTTTCGGCTTTCGCGAACGGTTGCTTGCTCGCACCGCAAGCTCGCGGGCCGCGCCGACGATGTCGAGCTCGGAAGGCAGCACCAGCTCCGCAGCGTCCCCCAGAGGGATGAACGACTCGTGGGCGGTCACCAGCCCCACCTTGACGTCGCTCAAGGCCGGATCGGTCGCCGCATGGCTCGCCAGCGTCTCGCCGACGTTGCCGGCACGCCGGCACTCATCCACGATCAGCAGCGCACCGGTTGCACGCGCATGCTCGCTGACGGCCTCGAGCGGCAAGGGAGCGAGCCAACGCAGATCGACGACTCGGCAGCGTATGGCTGCCTCGTCTCGCAGACGCCTTGCTGCCCGGCGCGACAAGCGAAGCCCGTTGCCGTAGCTCACGATGGTCAGGTCGCAGCCATCGGGTTCGTAGACGGCTGGCTCGCCGAGTCGTGCGGCATCGCCCGGCGGCGGAAATGCGCATTGGTAGGCGCGATCGCCGGCCTCGTAAAGATCGTGCTGGCCATAGAGCGCAATGGGCTCCAGGAATACCACGACGCGCCCATCCACGCGTGCCGCAGCGAAGCAGGTGCGCAGCAGGCGCACCGCGTCGGCGCCGTTGGAAGGACAGGCCAGGACCAGCCCGGGGATGTCCCTCAGCACCGCAAGGGAATTGTCGTTGTGAAAGTGCCCGCCAAAGCCCTTCTGGTAGCCCAGGCTGCCGATACGCACGACCATCGGATTGCGGAACTGGCCACGCGAGAAGAAACTCATCGTGGCCGCCTCGCCGCGCAGCTGGTCCTCCGCGTTGTGTACGAATGCGAGGTACTGAATCTCAGGCACCGGCAGCAGTCCCAAGCCGCCAGCGCCCTGAGCCAAACCGAGAATCGTGGTTTCGTCGAGCAGCGTATTGAAGACACGGCCGCCGCCCCAACGCTTCCAGAGTCCCGCCGTGACGTTGTAGACGCCGCCCTTTTCGGCGATGTCTTCACCGAACATCAGGCACTCGGGATACTTGGCCATCAGGTCGTGCAAAGCCCAATTGATGAGACGCGACAGCGGTGCCGGTTTCAGGTTCTCTGGCAGGAACGCCTCCTTGCCAAATGCCTGCAGCCGAGCGTTCCTGTAATCGCTGCGTGTGGCTTCGGCATGCACGCGCTCGGCGGAATGGGTCGCGACCGAGGCCATGATCTCTTGCGGGCTTGCTAGCTTGGGTCGCTTCGCCGCAGCATCAGCCGCCCGCTCGACCTTGCCGGCGATGTCCCGATCGAGCCGTTCGAGCTCGAGCGCGCTCATGATTCCACGCTCGAGCAGCAGAGCCGCGCCGCAGCAGATCGGATCGCGCCTGGCGGCCTGCTCGAGCTCTTCGCGCTTGCGGTACACGGTGTCGGGGTCCGCTCCGGAATGGCCAAGCAGGCGCGCGCAGCGCAGATGCAAGACCACGGGCCGGCGCCTGGTGCGGCACGTGTCGAACGCACACGATGCGGCCTCGAAAGCGGCCGCCAAGTCCCAGCCGTCCGCTGTGAAGTAGCAAAGCTCGCCAGCGGATCGCAGCAGATTGGAGACCCATTCGCGAGGCGTGCGCACCGAAATCCCGAGCCCGTTGTCTTCGCACACGAGCAGCAGGGGCAAGGGCAGGCCCTGGTAGGTTACCCAGCGCATGGCATTGAGCGCCGTGGTCGCGCTCGCATGATTCAGCGACGCATCGCCGAGACTGCAAACAACCAGCGCGTCTTTGGGTACCGGCCCGCGTGGCAGATGCGGAGCGACGCCCATCTTGTGGGCTCGATCGATGCATAACGCGGTTCCGACGGCCTTGGGCAGGTGACTCGCAACCGTGCTGGTCTGTGGCGGAATATCGAGCTCGACGCTGCCGAACACCTTGTGGCGTCCCCCCGCAATGGGATCGTCCCGAGAAGCGGTGAGCCCGAGCACCACGGCCTCGACCGGATCGACCTCCGGCGCCTTGCGGGCACGTTCGACGAACAGCGCCCCGCTGCGGTAATGGAGCAGCGCCGGATCGCCCGCACGCAGCAGCCTGCCAACGACCGCGTTGCCTTCGTGGCCGGCGCTGGTGATAGTGTAGTAGCCTTCGTTGCGGGCGCGCAATTCGCAAGCCATGCGGTCCAAGTGCCGTGCCGTCAATTGCGAGACGAAGAGCTCCCGGGCAGCGCGCGCGGTAAGCCGGGAGCCCTCGAAGGGCGTGTGCTCCCCGGGCACCGCTTCGCCAGGCGGCACGTCCCGGTGCTGCTCCGCCAGGACTCCAAGCCGCTCCCCCAACCAAGCTAGCCGCTCCAAGGACATGGGGGTTCGCACCCTTCAGCTGGGAGCAGCTGCTGTCACCCTTGACGTCATTGAAATCCCAAACATTGTAGCTATTGTACACGTTTCGCAGCGCCGGTGCTGCCCGGCCTCATGTCCCAGCCCGCAAGCTGCCGGCGAATACTCTCCCACATCGAATCCGAGAGCTGTTGGAATCCGGATCGTTCGAGCTCCAGGCCTGCTGGCCGCCACCAAAGGACACACAACGAGCATGCCATTGTCAGGAGTGGATTTCTTGGAGCTCGACGACGAGCTCAGCGATGAGCAGAAGCTCGTGCGAGAGAACGTCCGGCGCTTCGTCGACCGGGAGGTCATGCCTGGAATCGTGGCTCATTACAACGCAGGCACGTTCCCCCTGGATCTGATCCTCAAGTTCGGGGAGCTCGGTTTGCTGGGGGCGAACTTGCGCGGC
The genomic region above belongs to Pseudomonadota bacterium and contains:
- a CDS encoding aminotransferase class III-fold pyridoxal phosphate-dependent enzyme, with protein sequence MPSVTNEQLIATFERAHLDNYRPAPFVLTQGKGCRVQDVEGRSFLDLCAGIAVLSVGHAHPKLVGAISQQASRLMHTSNLYYNDRSIELAERLARRTPFTRFFFCNSG
- the hslU gene encoding ATP-dependent protease ATPase subunit HslU, encoding MTAMSTPLPNLTPREIVSELDRHIVGQGKAKRAVAIALRNRWRRQQVPEELRDEIAPKNIIMIGPTGVGKTEIARRLAKLAQAPFIKVEASKFTEVGYVGRDVESMLRDLVERAIQMVRTERVQSVQARAEDHAEERLVELLCQSEAETPPAPVESSPRMVGPFLVSSQGQVQPPEPVPSDRAERVRAQLRAGQLDERTLELDVTDSSNPLMTIFGAHGMEEMELNLKDMLGQLPGVRGRKKRRRVKVPEAKRILQAEEAQKLIDMDEVTRDAIARTEQNGIVFLDEIDKIAGRQQPHGGPDVSREGVQRDLLPIVEGSTVTTKHGPVRTDHILFIAAGAFHVAKVSDLIPEMQGRFPIRVELDSLERADFVRILTEPKHALTKQYSALIQTEGITLEFEPSAVNAIADYAAEANERAENIGARRLHTIMEALLEELSFAASDLDCGERSISAETVRETLDPILASDDLARYVL
- the hslV gene encoding ATP-dependent protease subunit HslV, with translation MRLHSTTVVAVRRGSSAVMAGDGQVSLGQTILKGRARKVRPIADGKVLAGFAGASADAFTLLDRFEQKLNEYRRSLMRAAVELAKEWRTDRYLRRLEAMLVVMDAEATLLISGTGDVIEPDEGVVAIGSGGPYALAAARALMLHTSMPAAEIASEALKVAADICVYTNNSVVVEELTR
- a CDS encoding tyrosine-type recombinase/integrase, with translation MARRADPLQGQIERFVRYLERERRVSLLTVQTYRRDLESLREFVRERDYPRDARRLGLVQLRAFLASVFGRVQPATVARKVAAIRGLYRFLQLREGQQDNPAAALRLPKVARSLPKFLSVQEAFDVVEQPAKAPGSTVLRSRDRALLELLYGGGLRVGEVVGVNLVDLQLGAAACVQVLGKGSKERRVPLGPPCVRALEEYLRGRETLRHPRSGEQDPAALFLGRFGRRLSVRQVQHLVRHYGAYGAGRGDLHPHALRHSCATHLLDAGADLRAIQEFLGHSSLSTTQRYTHVTLDRLQEVYSRAHPLDRMTGHRRTDTDVDS
- a CDS encoding thiamine pyrophosphate-dependent enzyme; this encodes MSLERLAWLGERLGVLAEQHRDVPPGEAVPGEHTPFEGSRLTARAARELFVSQLTARHLDRMACELRARNEGYYTITSAGHEGNAVVGRLLRAGDPALLHYRSGALFVERARKAPEVDPVEAVVLGLTASRDDPIAGGRHKVFGSVELDIPPQTSTVASHLPKAVGTALCIDRAHKMGVAPHLPRGPVPKDALVVCSLGDASLNHASATTALNAMRWVTYQGLPLPLLLVCEDNGLGISVRTPREWVSNLLRSAGELCYFTADGWDLAAAFEAASCAFDTCRTRRRPVVLHLRCARLLGHSGADPDTVYRKREELEQAARRDPICCGAALLLERGIMSALELERLDRDIAGKVERAADAAAKRPKLASPQEIMASVATHSAERVHAEATRSDYRNARLQAFGKEAFLPENLKPAPLSRLINWALHDLMAKYPECLMFGEDIAEKGGVYNVTAGLWKRWGGGRVFNTLLDETTILGLAQGAGGLGLLPVPEIQYLAFVHNAEDQLRGEAATMSFFSRGQFRNPMVVRIGSLGYQKGFGGHFHNDNSLAVLRDIPGLVLACPSNGADAVRLLRTCFAAARVDGRVVVFLEPIALYGQHDLYEAGDRAYQCAFPPPGDAARLGEPAVYEPDGCDLTIVSYGNGLRLSRRAARRLRDEAAIRCRVVDLRWLAPLPLEAVSEHARATGALLIVDECRRAGNVGETLASHAATDPALSDVKVGLVTAHESFIPLGDAAELVLPSELDIVGAARELAVRASNRSRKPKVEKQAGPEPSVSPLPSKS